The Planktothrix serta PCC 8927 genome contains the following window.
TGGATGGGTCACATCGCGCTAAATATGCCACCGCTATTCATCTATTAAAACAAATGGGATGGATTACCCCCACCATCGCCGAAACCCTCGGTGAAAAGTTCCTTACCCTCAGCGACTTCAAACGTTTAGACGTCATTGGGGAGTTGTCGTTTCTTTAAAGAATGATCCCCCCTAACCCTTGTTAACAAGCCAGGGCTGTTTAGCATCTTTAATTTTAGAAAAAAATAAGCGATCGCTCTTGATTTTATCAGGTAGCGATCGCTATTTCTTTACTCTTTTCCCCCCGACTTTGAAACAGCCCTGGCTTAAAAAGGGGGACTTGAATCTCCTGTTTCCCCCTTGTTAAGATCAGAAAATTATTCTAATATGAAATCCTTTAATGTTTGCTACAAATACTTGATCGGGTGGGTAATAACTTTTTTCTATTCCCTCCTATTCCCTATTNTGTTATCATCCCAACTATTATCATCATAATAAGCATAATTTGTTGGGTTAACACCTGTTACGGGATACGTTTGATAATAATCATCTGAACNNNNNNNNNNNNNNNNNNNNNNNNNNNNNNNNNNNNNNNNNNNNNNNNNNNNNNNNNNNNNNNNNNNNNNNNNNNNNNNNNNNNNNNNNNNNNNNNNNNNNNNNNNNNNNNNNNNNNNNNNNNNNNNNNNNNNNNNNNNNNNNNNNNNNNNNNNNNNNNNNNNNNNNNNNNNNNNNNNNNNNNNNNNNNNNNNNNNNNNNNNNNNNNNNNNNNNNNNNNNNNNNNNNNNNNNNNNNNNNNNNNNNNNNNNNNNNNNNNNNNNNNNNNNNNNNNNNNNNNNNNNNNNNNNNNNNNNNNNNNNNNNNNNNNNNNNNNNNNNNNNNNNNNNNNNNNNNNNNNNNNNNNNNNNNNNNNNNNNNNNNNNNNNNNNNNNNNNNNNNNNNNNNNNNNNNNNNNNNNNNNNNNNNNNNNNNNNNNNNNNNNNNNNNNNNNNNNNNNNNNNNNNNNNNNNNNNNNNNNNNNNNNNNNNNNNNNNNNNNNNNNNNNNNNNNNNNNNNNNNNNNNNNNNNNNNNNNNNNNNNNNNNNNNNNNNNNNNNNNNNNNNNNNNNNNNNNNNNNNNNNNNNNNNNNNNNNNNNNNNNNNNNNNNNNNNNNNNNNNNNNNNNNNNNNNNNNNNNNNNNNNNNNNNNNNNNNNNNNNNNNNNNNNNNNNNNNNNNNNNNNNNNNNNNNNNNNNNNNNNNNNNNNNNNNNNNNNNNNNNNNNNNNNNNNNNNNNNNNNNNNNNNNNNNNNNNNNNNNNNNNNNNNNNNNNNNNNNNNNNNNNNNNNNNNNNNNNNNNNNNNNNNNNNNNNNNNNNNNNNNNNNNNNNNNNNNNNNNNNNNNNNNNNNNNNNNNNAAGGGGGACTTGAATCTCCTGTTTCCCCCTTGTTAAGATCAGAAAATTATTCTAATATGAAATCCTTTAATGTTTGCTACAAATACTTGATCGGGTGGGTAATAACTTTTTTCTATTCCCTCCTATTCCCTATTCCCTATTCCCTATTCCCTATTCCCTATTCCCTGTTCCCTGTTCCCTGTTCCCTGTTCCCTTGCCATCTGTAGCACTAATTTAAGGATTTCATATAATATTAATCATGATTTTGATAAAAATATTCCCCTTTTGAGTACAATTAAACTATTATCGATTAATCCTAATTCACTGTGCAACCTTCTCCCCCAGAGTCTTTTAATTCTCCCCGACTTCCGAATCAACGGTGGTATATTTTTCCCCAACAACCCGACCTGGCGCAACAATTAGCGGATGAGACGGGAATTATCCCTTTAGTGACTCAAGTTTTAATCAATCGAGGAATTGAAACCCCGGAACAGATAGAAGCATTTTTAACCCCTGAATCGCAAATTTTACCTTCTCCTTTGGAGGAATTTCAGGATTTATTAAAAAGTGTAGAATTGTTAGAAACTGCTATTAATCAAGGGGATAAAATCGCAATTTGTGGGGATTATGATGCGGATGGAATGACGAGTACCGCTTTATTAATGCGATCGCTTTCTCTATTAGGAGCTAATGTTAATTATGCCATCCCTAGCCGCATGACTGAAGGTTATGGGATTAATACCCGTATTGTTGAAGAATTCCATCAGGAAGACGTTAAAATTATCCTCACCGTTGACAATGGAATTGCTGCCTATCAACCCATTGTTAGAGCCAAAGAATTAGACTTAATCGTTATTATTACGGATCACCATGATCTTCCCGAAAAATTACCCCCAGCCGATGCTATTCTCAATCCTAAATTATTACCTGCATTCTCTCTCTATCGAGGATTAGCCGGGGTGGGAGTGGCTTATGTTTTAGCGATTTGTTTAGCTCAAAAAATAGGTAAAGTTCAAGGATTAGTCAATCCTTTGTTAGAATTATTTACATTAGGAACGATTGCCGATTTAGCACCCTTAAATGGCGTTAACCGACGATGGGTTAAACGGGGTTTAAAGTTATTACCTTATTCTCAAATAACCGGAATTCAAGCGTTAATTCAAGTGGCGGGAGTCTCCACCGGATATCAAGTTAAATCAGAAGAACAGCCAGAAAATCCTATCATTCCTCCGGCTTCTAAAACCCTAAAACCTGATGATATTGGCTTTCGTTTAGGGCCGAGAATTAATGCCATTGGACGGTTAGCAGACCCTCAAATAGTGATAGAATTATTAACAACAGACAATATGGGAATTGCTTTAGAAAGGGCAATGCAATGTGAACAAATTAATCAAAAACGGCAACAGTTATGTGAAGAAATTGAACAAGAAGCGATCGCTTGGGTAGAAGAACAACAAATTGATTTTAAACAAGAACGGGTGTTAGTCGTTGTACAACCTGAATGGCATCATGGCGTGATTGGAATTGTCGCCTCTCGATTAGTTGAAAGATATGGCGTTCCCGTGTTTGTTGGAACTTACGAACAGGAAGAAGATGCAACGCAATCTCCCCAAATGATTCGAGGTTCAGCCAGGGGAATTTTAGAATTTGATGTGTTTAAAGCCTTAGAATATTGTCACGATTTACTACATAAATTTGGAGGACATAAAGCCGCCGGAGGGTTTTCTTTCCCTGCGGAAAATTTAGATCAATTTCGACTACAGTTAAGTGAATTTGCCCATCAATGTTTAGAAGTAGAACATCTCAAACCCTTAATTAAAATTGATGCTCTAGCAAATTTAAGTGAAATTAATTTTAATCTCTATGATCAAATGCAGCAATTGCATCCCTGCGGAATAGAAAATAACGCCCCGACCTTTTGGACTCCGAATGTGAGAATTGTGCAACAACGAGTTGTCGGAAAAGGTCATATTAAACTGACCTTAACTCAAGATAAATTTTCCCATACTCAACTCACAGCTTTACCTACAATTAATGCAATGGCTTGGCGTTGGGGGGACTATTACCCCCTACCTCAATGTTTAGATATTGCCTATCATTTAAAAGAAAATACTTGGAACGGTCAAACCAATATTGAGTTAGAATTAGTTGGGGCAAGATTACCCGAATCTCCCGAAAATTATCAACCTCAATTGACAAAAAGTGCGGAATTTTATTATAATAATAAACAATATTATTGCAGTTTATCTGCTATTGGTGAAACCCAAGAATTGAGAATTAAGAATCAGAAAGGAGAAGTATTAGCCATCCAAAAAGGTCAACGCTTTGGACTGTTAGGAAAAAGTCGTCAAGATGCTCAAACCGTTGATGTGTCTCAACCTGTTTTTTATGATTTAATTCAAGCGGCAGTTAGAGCGTTAGAATGATATAAAGGAGGCAAGAGGGAATGGGCAATGAGAAAGATATATAGTAAGAAACGAAAAAAGTGTAGGGGTGAAGTCACTTCACTCCTAAAGGGGAATCTCGATAATTGGAAACTATAATCATTGCAATAAGCTGTTAAGCATCTAAATAGGGGATTCGGAAATAGGGAAACCCTTGTAGTACCAGCGAGGACGCTGGCTAGGATATAAAGTTTAAATGCGGAACAGCTTACCCCTGATGAAAAAACATTATAATAGTAAAAATAATTAATTTTAGTTTTTGCAATGGATAAAATAACAAAATCTAATATAGCTAATGTCATTAAAAATAATGATGTTAATGAGGAAGGTATTTTTGACGCACTTACTAATTTTATTTTAGATTATTTTAGTAATTATGGTACAGAAATAAAAGAAGAACCTGCAACAATTAAAATTTTTCTAAGAGTTGATGGTACTTGGTGTTTTAAAAAAAATATCATATCTAAAACTTTTCACCAAGAAGGAATAATCTATGAAATACCTACAATATCTCAGATGATTGAAGACTTCGATTTGAGTAGATTGTGGACATACTATGACCAAGAGAAAATTTTATTTGCTATCGGATTTTACTACATTGAATTTTTAGATAAAATAATAGCAGAAGCCTTAAATCGTGAAAAAGTAGACTGTTCAGAATCTTACAGGGAATTAGAAAAATTATCAGATATAGATTTATATATATCTGATAATTATTGGGATTGTTGGGATGAATGGGCATGGAGAGATGAAATTTATTAGTTAAAGCCAATGTTTATTTATTAATAGGGGTAAAGACAAAGTTCTCAAGGTTTTTTTGACTAATATAAAGGTGCTAGAGTCGGATATTAGGGCGATTTTAGGGGATGGAGTTTAAGGACTAAAATAAAAATATAGAGTTAGGAGATTTTAGTAATGGCTTTGACAATTTTAGATGAGCAGTTAGAAAGTATTCAACTTTCGGATGAAGTTCGACAAAAGGCTTTACAAAAAGCGAAGGAAGGTTATGTGATGACATTATTAGAGGTAGGAGAAATCAGCAGTGGACGGGCGGGTAAAATTCTGGGTGTTTCTCGTTTAGAGGTAGTAGAAATGATGAAAAAATGGGGTATTTCTCTTTTTGATGATTCCCAGACTTTGGAGGAATTACGTCAAGAAGTTGAACAAGCAGAGTTAATTTTAAATCAGTCTATTTCTTAAATGATTATTATTTCTGATACTACCCCAATTAGCGAGTTAGCAAAGGTGAATCATCTTGATTTGTTGCCGAAACTTTTTGGTAAAGTTATGATTCCCCAGGGTGTATTTGATGAATTACAAGTAGGTCAACATCCAGCCGCAAAAATTGTACAAAATTTGTCTTGGTTAGAGATTGTAAAAGTAGATAATCAGCAATTGGTTAACGAGTTACAACAGTCGTTTAAGTTGGATTTAGGAGAGTCGGAAGCTATTGCTTTAGCGGAGGAGATTGGGGCTTCTCAGTTGTTAATTGATGAAAAGGCGGCGCGGAAAGTTGCTATGGGTCGAAAGTTACCTTTAATTGGGACTGTGGGGGTTTTATTATTGGCAAAGCGTCGGGGTCTGTTGGATAGTGTTAAGGATGTTTTAGATGAGATGCAAGCACAGGGAATGAGAATTTCAGATCGGCTTTATTTGCAGGTTTTAATTTTAGCACAAGAAAAGGAGATTTGAGGCTAATCCATTAGTTAGTAATTAAGATATCCCTGGTATCTGGTTATTAGCTCTCCATATAGGACTATAAAAGTCTGCTACTATTGAGATATTGAACGAACTTAATTGTACTCATGACACTGACAATTCTGGCTGATGTTGCTCCTCTGCAAGCCAATAAAGACGGCGTAATCCTCGTTGGGAAAACCCGTGTAACGTTAGATACTGTAGTAGCAGCTTTTAATCAGGGGGCAACCGCAGAGGAAATTGTTTATCGATATCCATCATTGAAACTAGGCGATGTGTATGGCACTATTGCCTTTTATCTGAATCATCAACCAGAAGTAGAAACCTACCTAAAGCAGCGACGGCAGCAATCTGAAGAGATTCGAGCAATGAATCAAGCACGATTTGATCCACAGGGTTTGCGCGATCGCCTGCTTGCCCGTAAAGCAGAAAATGAGATGTGAAGAGTATTTTCTTTAACTTTTAGTAATAGCTTTAACAATTTTAGATGAGCAGTTAAAAAATATTAGATTTATTTTAACGGTAATGTTTGCACCGTCAAAACTTGAGGAGCAGACGCATCTGGGGGATAGAGAAAATCAACTTTAATAGGTCTAGTTTCTTTGGGTTTTAAGATTAATTTCACTAACGGTTCTCCTTGTTGACCCCGTTTTTGAACTAAATGAAAATAACGAGTTTGGGATTTTCCTTGATCATTATTATAACTAAATCTAACTGTTCCTCGGAAAAAAACTTGAGGTGCAGGAGGGTCAAAAAATCTTAATCCGGGTTGGGATAATTTTTCTTCTTTGATGGGAGTTTGTAAGGTTAAAACAACCGTTTGGGGTTGATTTGTGGGGTTATGAAGGGGTAAATTTAAGTTATATTCTATGCCATAATTGCCGTGAGCTTGATAAGCAGTATCGGGATATCGAACCACTAACGGAGCACTTTGAATTTGATTTGTTCCTAACTGTCCTCTGGGTAAAGTTGAAATCGGATAAGAAAAAGCTTCTCCGGGTTTAGGAATGGTTAAAATAGAACCATTAGTATCAACAATATTACCATTCCAACGAGAACCTAATGCAACTCCGGCGACTCGTCCATAAATGATTTGTTGAGGATTTGTATTCGGGGGGGTGGGAGTGCGATCGCGCGGTGTTACTAATGTTCCTAATTTTAATAATTGTTCCCAGTCTGTTAATGTTGGTGCGATTTCTGTTCTATTTTGTTGCACTGTTGCATATTTGGCTAAACTGGCAATATAAACGTCTCCATCACTTTCTAAACGCATTAAGGTAGACCGACCATTTAAGGGAGGTTCTAAATTTTTAACGGGAATAGGTGCATTTAATAATAGACGACTACTTTGGGGCGGAATAATAATTTTTTCAACAAATTCAGGTTGTCGTTTTCCCCTTAAAATATCATTCATCACCCGACTTCCTGGCCCTGCATAAATAGCCCCATTAGGATTATCTAAAACAGCATCTAGGGGAATAAAAGGCGCATCGGGTTGACTTAAATAACTGGCAGCTTGTAAAATAGAAATAGTAACGGGTTTGTTCCCTGGATTATAAGCTAATATTCCTAAATAAAGGGTTCTTAAATCGTTTTCTTGAGGAGGTTTAGCAACATGGTGGGCAAAAATATCAAATTTGCCTTTAAAGGGAAAATTTAAGTGCGCTTCCGGTTGTTTTTTATCGGTTTTTGGAAAGGTTGACAGTAAAATTCCTTCGTTTAAAATTAGTTCAGGACTATTACTATTAAAAACTGGTATTTGATCTAATTGTCCGGGTAACGGTCGCACCTCTTGAGGTTGTACAATTTCACGCGCCGGAGGGGCGGCTTGGGCGAATAAAGTTAAACTGAGAAATAGGGGTAATATCATCCTGGTGATTAGAATAGACAGAACAATATCCTACGTTTCTCAATAGAAATGCAGGATATAGGTTCAAAGTATCAGATCAGGTTAGAATATGATCTGATCTTCTAAGATTATTTTGTTAAACTCCTCGGGTGGGATTCG
Protein-coding sequences here:
- a CDS encoding single-stranded-DNA-specific exonuclease RecJ gives rise to the protein MQPSPPESFNSPRLPNQRWYIFPQQPDLAQQLADETGIIPLVTQVLINRGIETPEQIEAFLTPESQILPSPLEEFQDLLKSVELLETAINQGDKIAICGDYDADGMTSTALLMRSLSLLGANVNYAIPSRMTEGYGINTRIVEEFHQEDVKIILTVDNGIAAYQPIVRAKELDLIVIITDHHDLPEKLPPADAILNPKLLPAFSLYRGLAGVGVAYVLAICLAQKIGKVQGLVNPLLELFTLGTIADLAPLNGVNRRWVKRGLKLLPYSQITGIQALIQVAGVSTGYQVKSEEQPENPIIPPASKTLKPDDIGFRLGPRINAIGRLADPQIVIELLTTDNMGIALERAMQCEQINQKRQQLCEEIEQEAIAWVEEQQIDFKQERVLVVVQPEWHHGVIGIVASRLVERYGVPVFVGTYEQEEDATQSPQMIRGSARGILEFDVFKALEYCHDLLHKFGGHKAAGGFSFPAENLDQFRLQLSEFAHQCLEVEHLKPLIKIDALANLSEINFNLYDQMQQLHPCGIENNAPTFWTPNVRIVQQRVVGKGHIKLTLTQDKFSHTQLTALPTINAMAWRWGDYYPLPQCLDIAYHLKENTWNGQTNIELELVGARLPESPENYQPQLTKSAEFYYNNKQYYCSLSAIGETQELRIKNQKGEVLAIQKGQRFGLLGKSRQDAQTVDVSQPVFYDLIQAAVRALE
- a CDS encoding UPF0175 family protein → MALTILDEQLESIQLSDEVRQKALQKAKEGYVMTLLEVGEISSGRAGKILGVSRLEVVEMMKKWGISLFDDSQTLEELRQEVEQAELILNQSIS
- a CDS encoding DUF3368 domain-containing protein, encoding MIIISDTTPISELAKVNHLDLLPKLFGKVMIPQGVFDELQVGQHPAAKIVQNLSWLEIVKVDNQQLVNELQQSFKLDLGESEAIALAEEIGASQLLIDEKAARKVAMGRKLPLIGTVGVLLLAKRRGLLDSVKDVLDEMQAQGMRISDRLYLQVLILAQEKEI
- a CDS encoding DUF433 domain-containing protein; protein product: MTLTILADVAPLQANKDGVILVGKTRVTLDTVVAAFNQGATAEEIVYRYPSLKLGDVYGTIAFYLNHQPEVETYLKQRRQQSEEIRAMNQARFDPQGLRDRLLARKAENEM
- a CDS encoding DUF3370 domain-containing protein — protein: MLPLFLSLTLFAQAAPPAREIVQPQEVRPLPGQLDQIPVFNSNSPELILNEGILLSTFPKTDKKQPEAHLNFPFKGKFDIFAHHVAKPPQENDLRTLYLGILAYNPGNKPVTISILQAASYLSQPDAPFIPLDAVLDNPNGAIYAGPGSRVMNDILRGKRQPEFVEKIIIPPQSSRLLLNAPIPVKNLEPPLNGRSTLMRLESDGDVYIASLAKYATVQQNRTEIAPTLTDWEQLLKLGTLVTPRDRTPTPPNTNPQQIIYGRVAGVALGSRWNGNIVDTNGSILTIPKPGEAFSYPISTLPRGQLGTNQIQSAPLVVRYPDTAYQAHGNYGIEYNLNLPLHNPTNQPQTVVLTLQTPIKEEKLSQPGLRFFDPPAPQVFFRGTVRFSYNNDQGKSQTRYFHLVQKRGQQGEPLVKLILKPKETRPIKVDFLYPPDASAPQVLTVQTLPLK